Genomic DNA from Solanum stenotomum isolate F172 unplaced genomic scaffold, ASM1918654v1 scaffold28181, whole genome shotgun sequence:
TGGAGTCAATGAAGTTAAGGGCACTTGCTATGGCCTTAATGTTTTTGGGAATTTTTGTAGGGCAGTTAAGTGCTGCCTTCACTGACTGTTACACTAGATGTTTCATTTTCTGCATGATTGATCCTTCTGAGACAGTATGCAAATGCACTACTAAATGCTTAAAGCAATGCATTTTCAATTCAGATTCTGATTCTGGTTCTGTTTCTACCAATAATGTCCACAACAAAATAGACAGTAGCAACCTTAAGTTCTGTAAATTGGGCTGTGCCTTGTCTGCTTGCTCCACTCTCAGCAAAAAACATCAACCAAGTAAGTATTTTAATTCCTCCTCTCTATGacttatatttgttttttcagtAACAACTATGTGTTAGCATGTTTAGACTGATTATATGAATTCTTGTTGTCTATATGTCGCTAGCTAGAGGTAGAgctagaattt
This window encodes:
- the LOC125851604 gene encoding thionin-like protein 2: MESMKLRALAMALMFLGIFVGQLSAAFTDCYTRCFIFCMIDPSETVCKCTTKCLKQCIFNSDSDSGSVSTNNVHNKIDSSNLKFCKLGCALSACSTLSKKHQPNGEKMDGCVGSCSKNCTKSY